Proteins encoded together in one Pseudomonadota bacterium window:
- a CDS encoding penicillin-binding protein 2, whose protein sequence is MMAIAQGKERVRLASLSAHALSVAHLRALVVLLLLGFTVLVMIARLFYLGVFEEHRVARDTGTLYIPPRADLVDRNGVPLARTIPAFAIRVVPDRVIGDKPQLARQLAEIFPDTSASDFLDKLNRKRPTYLRRRVVPDFANQVHALGEVGFEFPRENERFYPQHGLGAHLLGYVNADGKGVMGMERVLNDRLVDDGRRAEPVRLAMDVRVQAALEHELGTAMRAYKAKGAAGIVLDANNGEVVALASLPEFNPNKISKEDIPRQTNDVTYNVYELGSTFKPLTVAAALDAGTVTNLATRYDATEPLQVGRFRISDDHPQRRYLNVPETLVHSSNIVTARLADNLGRERMEAMIRSLGFDAPPQIELVERGQPLWPQSWGRATNMTVAYGHGIAVTPMHLASAYAALVNGGIWRPASVRKLNADEVPAGRRVFKAATSARMRQLLRMIVVHGTGRKADAPGFRIGGKTGSAEKPHEGGYKRSSLVSTFAAAFPMDNPRYVVVTMLDEPEGTAASSFQRTAGWTAAPVVGRLVPRIGPMLGVVPDDRRDVDISELTPLLWSPRDAS, encoded by the coding sequence ATGATGGCCATTGCGCAGGGCAAGGAACGTGTCCGTCTCGCCAGTCTGTCGGCCCATGCACTTTCCGTCGCCCATTTACGGGCACTGGTTGTGCTGCTGTTGCTCGGCTTCACGGTTCTGGTGATGATCGCGCGGCTATTCTATCTCGGCGTGTTTGAGGAGCATCGGGTCGCACGCGATACCGGCACCCTTTACATCCCGCCTCGGGCCGACCTGGTTGATCGCAACGGTGTGCCGCTGGCGCGCACCATTCCGGCCTTTGCCATTCGCGTTGTGCCGGATCGGGTTATCGGCGACAAGCCGCAGCTGGCGCGCCAGCTGGCGGAGATTTTTCCCGACACCAGCGCCAGTGATTTCCTCGATAAGCTCAATCGCAAGCGTCCGACCTATTTGCGCCGCCGTGTGGTGCCCGATTTTGCCAACCAGGTGCATGCGCTGGGCGAGGTCGGTTTTGAATTTCCGCGCGAAAATGAGCGCTTCTATCCGCAGCATGGCCTCGGCGCGCATCTGCTTGGCTATGTCAATGCCGATGGCAAGGGTGTGATGGGCATGGAGCGGGTGCTCAACGACAGGCTGGTCGATGATGGCCGCCGCGCCGAACCGGTGCGGCTTGCCATGGATGTCCGGGTGCAGGCAGCGCTGGAGCATGAGCTGGGCACGGCGATGCGGGCCTATAAGGCCAAGGGGGCGGCCGGGATCGTACTCGATGCCAATAATGGTGAGGTGGTGGCGCTGGCCTCGCTGCCCGAATTCAACCCCAACAAGATCAGCAAGGAAGACATTCCACGCCAGACCAATGATGTTACCTATAATGTCTATGAGCTGGGCTCGACGTTCAAGCCGCTGACTGTCGCCGCGGCGCTTGACGCCGGTACGGTGACCAACCTCGCCACCCGTTATGACGCCACAGAACCGTTGCAGGTCGGTCGCTTCCGGATCAGCGATGATCATCCGCAGCGACGCTATCTCAATGTCCCGGAAACGCTGGTGCACAGCTCCAATATCGTCACCGCGCGGCTGGCCGACAATCTCGGCCGTGAACGGATGGAGGCGATGATCCGTTCGCTCGGCTTCGATGCGCCGCCGCAGATCGAACTGGTCGAGCGCGGCCAGCCGCTCTGGCCGCAGAGCTGGGGCAGGGCGACAAATATGACCGTTGCCTATGGCCATGGCATTGCGGTGACTCCGATGCATCTGGCTTCGGCCTATGCGGCGCTGGTCAATGGCGGCATCTGGCGCCCCGCCAGTGTACGCAAGCTCAACGCCGATGAAGTGCCCGCCGGACGACGCGTGTTCAAGGCAGCGACCAGCGCCCGCATGCGCCAGTTGCTGCGGATGATCGTTGTTCATGGCACCGGGCGCAAGGCCGATGCTCCGGGCTTTCGTATCGGAGGCAAGACCGGATCCGCGGAAAAGCCGCATGAAGGCGGTTATAAGCGCAGCTCGCTGGTATCCACCTTCGCCGCCGCCTTTCCGATGGACAATCCGCGCTATGTCGTGGTGACCATGCTCGACGAGCCGGAAGGAACCGCTGCATCATCGTTCCAGCGCACCGCCGGCTGGACCGCAGCGCCGGTGGTCGGCCGTCTGGTACCGCGCATCGGGCCAATGCTTGGTGTGGTCCCCGATGATCGGCGCGATGTCGACATTTCCGAACTGACGCCACTGCTCTGGTCGCCCAGGGACGCAAGCTGA
- a CDS encoding UDP-N-acetylmuramoyl-L-alanyl-D-glutamate--2,6-diaminopimelate ligase — protein sequence MKLGTIFSAVPASLAEQPVTGFAIDHRKVAPGTVFGAFRGSRFNGEDFIEGAVQAGAIAVVAAPDAPVPASVAHIADDEPRRAFAQGAARYFRPVPGTVAAVTGTNGKTSTAEMTRQLWHMAGHGAASIGTLGVTTSFDQNRTGLTTPDIVTFLSNMSGLARQGVSHAIFEASSHGLSQYRTEGLSVKITAFTNFSRDHLDYHGTMEAYFAAKMRLFDEVVDADGSVVIWADDPKSIEVQERCEARGLKVLTVGEAGDDIVLESRTPTQLGQVLMVEYEGKTYRIALPLIGAYQAANALTAAGIALASGGEPQQVFDHVARLQPVRGRLERAVICANGAPVYVDYAHTGDALASAIAALRPHVGGQLICVFGAGGDRDTGKRAEMGRIAHDNADRVVVTDDNPRGEDPAAIRGEILAAAPDAEDIGDRRTAIARAIELAGPDDIILLAGKGHEQGQIVGRGEEERVLPFDDVEVARQVAGEAVV from the coding sequence ATGAAGCTGGGTACGATCTTCTCCGCTGTTCCGGCTTCCCTGGCCGAGCAGCCCGTCACCGGCTTTGCCATCGACCATCGCAAGGTCGCGCCGGGCACGGTATTCGGGGCGTTTCGCGGCAGCCGCTTCAATGGTGAAGATTTTATCGAAGGCGCGGTCCAGGCGGGAGCGATTGCCGTGGTCGCTGCGCCCGATGCACCGGTGCCTGCCAGTGTCGCCCATATCGCCGATGATGAACCGCGCCGGGCCTTTGCCCAAGGGGCGGCGCGCTATTTCCGTCCGGTTCCGGGGACCGTGGCGGCTGTTACCGGGACCAATGGCAAGACATCGACCGCAGAGATGACGCGCCAGCTCTGGCACATGGCGGGCCATGGTGCAGCGTCGATCGGCACGCTGGGCGTCACCACCTCATTCGACCAGAACCGCACCGGTTTGACGACACCTGATATCGTGACTTTTCTCAGCAATATGAGCGGCCTCGCACGACAGGGTGTCAGCCATGCGATTTTCGAGGCGTCGAGCCATGGCTTGTCGCAATATCGCACCGAAGGCCTGTCGGTAAAAATCACCGCCTTCACCAATTTCAGCCGCGACCATCTCGACTATCATGGCACCATGGAGGCTTATTTCGCGGCCAAGATGCGGCTGTTCGACGAGGTGGTCGATGCTGATGGCAGCGTTGTGATCTGGGCCGATGATCCCAAATCAATCGAGGTGCAGGAACGCTGCGAGGCACGCGGCCTGAAGGTGCTCACTGTCGGCGAAGCCGGAGACGACATCGTGTTGGAGTCGCGCACGCCGACCCAGCTCGGTCAGGTGCTCATGGTCGAGTATGAGGGCAAGACCTATCGCATCGCGCTGCCGCTGATCGGTGCCTATCAGGCGGCCAATGCGCTGACCGCTGCTGGTATTGCGCTGGCCTCGGGTGGCGAGCCGCAGCAGGTTTTCGACCATGTCGCCCGGTTGCAGCCGGTGCGTGGCCGGCTCGAGCGCGCGGTTATCTGCGCCAATGGTGCGCCGGTCTATGTCGACTATGCCCATACCGGCGATGCTCTGGCATCAGCCATTGCCGCGCTGCGTCCGCATGTTGGAGGGCAGTTGATCTGTGTCTTCGGCGCCGGCGGCGACCGCGACACCGGCAAGCGCGCCGAAATGGGCAGGATTGCGCATGACAATGCCGACCGGGTGGTCGTTACCGATGACAATCCGCGCGGCGAGGATCCGGCGGCGATCCGTGGCGAGATACTCGCCGCCGCCCCGGACGCCGAGGATATTGGCGACCGTCGTACCGCTATCGCCCGGGCGATAGAGCTGGCCGGGCCTGACGACATCATCCTGCTCGCGGGCAAGGGGCATGAACAGGGACAGATTGTCGGTCGTGGCGAGGAGGAACGGGTGCTACCCTTTGATGATGTCGAGGTTGCGCGGCAAGTGGCCGGGGAGGCGGTCGTATGA
- the murF gene encoding UDP-N-acetylmuramoyl-tripeptide--D-alanyl-D-alanine ligase, whose translation MSTIWAAAEIAEATGGTAHGDFAISGVAFDSREVGPGDLFIAMRGEQADGHDYIAGALDNGAAGVISEKPFGDAPHVLVKDSFAALNALGHAARARSRAVIIGVTGSAGKTGTKEALYLSLDRAPARSAHRSVKSYNNHVGVPLSLARMDPAADYGVFEMGMNHAAELSALTQIVRPHIAIITTVAPVHIEHFDDESGIAHAKAEIFEGLEPDGTAIIPIDNPHYPILRAKAETCATHILTFGRHEEADIRLIDAVPAMEGGTLVTARLLDRMLVYRVAESGEHWAMNSLSVMAAVHAAGGDLALAGLAMAELPGLAGRGATHDVKLKDGGSVRLVDESYNANPASMAATLKTFADKAAGRKIAVLGTMGELGDFSERYHAELAGPVTDAGVDHCILVGEEMQILGKRLASAVEYQGGFDHVADASVALDRLKAIMADGDTILIKGSNSVNLGSVVRALTDGET comes from the coding sequence ATGAGCACAATCTGGGCCGCTGCAGAAATTGCCGAAGCGACAGGCGGCACGGCGCATGGCGATTTTGCTATTTCCGGCGTCGCTTTTGACTCGCGCGAGGTTGGTCCCGGCGATCTGTTTATCGCGATGCGCGGCGAACAGGCCGATGGCCATGACTATATCGCCGGAGCGCTCGACAATGGTGCTGCCGGGGTGATCAGCGAAAAACCGTTCGGCGATGCGCCGCATGTGCTGGTGAAAGACAGCTTTGCCGCACTGAACGCGCTCGGCCATGCCGCCCGCGCCCGCAGCCGGGCGGTGATCATCGGTGTCACCGGATCGGCGGGCAAGACCGGTACCAAGGAAGCGCTCTATCTCAGCCTCGATCGTGCCCCGGCGCGCAGCGCGCATCGTTCGGTCAAAAGCTATAACAATCATGTTGGCGTACCACTGAGCCTGGCGCGGATGGACCCGGCGGCTGATTATGGCGTGTTCGAAATGGGCATGAACCATGCCGCTGAACTGAGCGCGCTGACCCAGATTGTCCGCCCGCATATTGCGATTATTACGACTGTCGCGCCGGTACATATCGAGCATTTTGACGATGAGAGCGGTATTGCTCACGCAAAGGCGGAGATTTTTGAAGGGCTCGAGCCGGATGGTACTGCGATCATCCCGATCGATAATCCGCATTATCCCATTTTGCGTGCCAAGGCGGAAACTTGCGCAACGCACATCCTGACCTTCGGCCGGCATGAAGAGGCCGATATCCGTCTGATCGATGCTGTCCCTGCGATGGAGGGGGGCACTTTGGTGACAGCGCGGCTGCTGGACCGGATGCTGGTCTATCGTGTCGCGGAATCGGGCGAGCATTGGGCGATGAATTCCTTGAGCGTGATGGCTGCTGTCCATGCCGCTGGTGGCGATCTGGCGCTGGCCGGACTGGCCATGGCCGAACTGCCCGGGCTTGCCGGGCGTGGCGCTACCCATGATGTCAAGCTGAAGGACGGCGGCAGCGTCCGTCTCGTCGATGAAAGCTATAATGCGAATCCGGCATCCATGGCGGCAACGCTCAAGACCTTCGCAGATAAAGCCGCAGGCCGCAAAATCGCCGTTCTGGGAACGATGGGAGAATTGGGTGATTTCAGCGAAAGGTACCATGCTGAACTTGCCGGGCCAGTAACAGATGCGGGTGTGGATCATTGCATCCTAGTCGGTGAGGAGATGCAGATTCTGGGTAAAAGGCTCGCTTCTGCGGTTGAGTATCAGGGCGGTTTCGACCATGTGGCCGATGCGTCCGTAGCGCTTGATCGGCTCAAGGCTATCATGGCCGATGGTGACACCATTCTGATCAAGGGTTCCAACAGCGTTAATCTGGGGTCGGTAGTACGGGCGCTCACCGACGGGGAAACATAA
- the mraY gene encoding phospho-N-acetylmuramoyl-pentapeptide-transferase, with protein MLYYLAELMEFEGVFNLIRYLSFRSGAAIVTALFIGMAIGPRFIMMLRMRQGKGQPIREDGPQSHLAKRGTPTMGGLMILIALTTSLLLWMDLSNIFVWACLFVTLGFGTIGFLDDYDKVRKASHKGVSGKVRLLAEFVIAGSATWLILNQTGTFLYVPFFSNLAFELGLLYYPFAAFVIVGAGNAVNLTDGLDGLATMPVIIASGSFLLIVYLVGNTVFSGYLGIPYVEGVGELAIFCGAVIGACLAFLWFNAPPAAVFMGDTGSLALGGALGAIAVSAHHEIVLAIVGGLFVLEALSVIIQVFFFKRTGRRVFRMAPIHHHFEQLGWPESTVVIRFWIISLVLALAGLATLKLR; from the coding sequence ATGCTCTATTATCTCGCCGAGTTGATGGAATTTGAGGGCGTGTTCAACCTGATCCGCTATCTCAGCTTTCGCTCGGGCGCCGCCATTGTCACTGCGCTGTTCATCGGCATGGCGATTGGGCCGCGCTTCATCATGATGCTGCGCATGCGGCAGGGCAAGGGCCAGCCTATCCGCGAGGACGGGCCGCAAAGCCATCTGGCCAAGCGCGGCACGCCGACCATGGGCGGGCTGATGATCCTGATTGCGCTAACCACTTCGCTGCTATTGTGGATGGATCTCAGCAATATCTTTGTCTGGGCCTGTCTTTTCGTCACGCTGGGTTTCGGGACCATCGGTTTCCTCGATGATTATGACAAGGTGCGAAAGGCCAGCCACAAAGGTGTATCGGGCAAGGTGCGGCTGCTCGCCGAATTTGTCATCGCTGGCTCTGCAACCTGGCTGATCCTCAACCAGACCGGGACATTTCTCTATGTCCCCTTCTTCAGCAATCTCGCCTTTGAGCTCGGCCTGCTCTATTATCCGTTTGCCGCATTTGTGATCGTCGGTGCTGGCAATGCGGTCAACCTCACTGACGGGTTGGACGGGCTCGCAACCATGCCGGTAATCATCGCCAGCGGCAGCTTCCTGCTGATCGTCTATCTTGTCGGTAACACCGTATTCTCCGGCTATCTCGGCATTCCCTATGTCGAGGGCGTCGGTGAGCTGGCGATTTTCTGCGGCGCGGTGATCGGTGCGTGCCTTGCCTTTTTATGGTTTAACGCGCCGCCGGCGGCGGTGTTCATGGGCGATACCGGTTCTCTCGCACTGGGCGGGGCGCTGGGCGCTATCGCGGTTTCGGCGCATCATGAAATCGTATTGGCGATTGTCGGCGGTCTGTTCGTGCTCGAGGCGCTGTCGGTGATCATCCAGGTATTCTTCTTCAAGCGCACCGGCCGCCGTGTCTTCCGCATGGCGCCAATTCACCACCATTTCGAACAGCTTGGCTGGCCGGAATCCACCGTGGTGATCCGTTTCTGGATCATCTCTCTGGTGCTCGCGCTGGCCGGATTGGCAACGTTGAAACTGAGATGA
- the murD gene encoding UDP-N-acetylmuramoyl-L-alanine--D-glutamate ligase, whose translation MITARAFSGKRYAVLGLARSGRAVVETLSASGAEVLAWDNREAARDNLPEGVQLGDPLTTDLTGYDAIIVSPGVPINRHPIADRARAFGLPLIGDIELFAMARGELPVHKVVGITGTNGKSTTTALVHHMLRHAGYSTLMGGNIGLPILSQPPLQPNDKGPAVYVLELSSFQIDLTLSLDCDVAVLLNITPDHLDRYDDFAAYAAAKARLFAMQSAGRHAVVNRATEDEFAVIGSRDDLMVRFLDAVSVTGQDNWPALAGPHNRQNAAAAISIGETLGLGSPAIAASFAGFEGLSHRMEVIAQFEGVTFVNDSKATNPAATAPALAAYRDIHWIAGGLAKEKGLDDCAPYFDRIKHAYVIGEAGPDYAELLAPHMPISRSEMLGNAVKQAFERAVPGDVVLLSPACASFDQFRDFEARGACFRKMVDKLIAETKSEGEKVA comes from the coding sequence ATGATTACCGCGCGCGCCTTTTCCGGAAAACGCTATGCCGTACTCGGGCTGGCCCGGTCGGGACGCGCCGTAGTAGAGACGCTGTCGGCATCGGGGGCCGAGGTGCTGGCCTGGGACAATAGAGAGGCGGCGCGCGACAACCTGCCCGAGGGTGTGCAGCTTGGCGATCCGCTGACCACCGATCTTACCGGCTATGACGCGATTATCGTTTCGCCTGGGGTACCGATCAACCGCCATCCCATTGCCGACCGGGCGCGGGCCTTCGGCCTGCCGCTGATCGGCGACATCGAACTGTTTGCCATGGCGCGGGGTGAATTGCCGGTGCACAAGGTTGTCGGCATTACCGGCACCAACGGCAAGTCGACGACCACGGCGCTGGTGCACCATATGCTGCGCCATGCCGGTTACAGCACGCTGATGGGGGGCAATATCGGCCTGCCGATCCTGTCGCAGCCGCCGCTACAGCCGAATGACAAAGGCCCGGCGGTCTATGTCCTCGAACTGTCGAGCTTCCAGATCGATCTCACCCTCTCGCTCGATTGCGATGTCGCGGTGTTGCTCAACATCACCCCGGATCATCTTGATCGCTATGACGATTTTGCCGCCTATGCTGCCGCCAAGGCGCGGCTGTTCGCGATGCAGTCGGCCGGACGTCACGCAGTGGTCAACCGCGCCACCGAGGATGAATTTGCCGTGATCGGCAGCCGGGATGACCTGATGGTGCGCTTTCTCGATGCAGTCTCAGTCACAGGTCAGGATAATTGGCCAGCGCTCGCCGGGCCGCATAACCGCCAGAATGCCGCCGCCGCGATATCGATTGGCGAAACGCTGGGCCTTGGCAGCCCCGCCATTGCCGCGAGCTTTGCCGGTTTTGAGGGCCTTTCACACCGGATGGAGGTGATCGCCCAGTTTGAAGGCGTCACTTTTGTCAATGACAGCAAGGCGACGAATCCGGCTGCGACGGCGCCGGCGCTGGCCGCCTATCGCGATATCCACTGGATCGCTGGCGGCCTGGCCAAGGAGAAGGGGCTTGATGATTGCGCGCCCTATTTTGACCGCATCAAGCATGCCTATGTCATCGGCGAGGCCGGGCCGGATTATGCCGAGCTGTTGGCGCCGCACATGCCGATCAGCCGTTCGGAGATGTTGGGCAATGCGGTGAAACAGGCTTTTGAGCGCGCAGTTCCGGGCGATGTGGTGCTGCTCTCGCCGGCCTGTGCCTCGTTTGACCAGTTTCGCGATTTCGAGGCGCGTGGCGCGTGTTTCCGCAAGATGGTCGACAAGCTTATCGCTGAAACAAAGAGTGAGGGAGAGAAGGTGGCATGA
- a CDS encoding putative peptidoglycan glycosyltransferase FtsW, with the protein MSEQTVSDKGNAPASAAPAIVARGLSKRFNRRLGRSDRSQLAIWFWELDRVTLTLIGILMAIGLIAVAAASPATAARLSTDSVTLDPLYFFYRQLRWLILGVPGMIVISMLPKTQARRLAIAAMVFFGMLLILVPVIGETKNGAQRWIGYGLTIQPSEFLKPAFAVTIAWILSLKARDPELPVMSVTFGITCIVGFFLMAQPNLGGTIVFFGIWFVLALLAGLSFQVIAGSIVAGIGGLTTAYLFYPVATQRINAWLFGGESYDQVALAHNTLTNGGFIGAGPGLGTAKFRLPEAHTDYIFSVIGEEFGLLACAAIAILYLVFIARVLLRLQEEKNLFLSLAVTGLAAQIGGQAMINLAVNLQLFPSKGMTLPFISYGGSSMLALCFSAGLLLALSRRNPYLDRSSFDRSWQQ; encoded by the coding sequence ATGAGCGAACAGACGGTCAGCGACAAGGGCAACGCACCGGCATCTGCTGCGCCGGCTATTGTCGCACGCGGCCTGTCGAAGCGATTCAACCGGAGGCTCGGCCGCTCGGACCGCTCACAACTGGCGATCTGGTTCTGGGAGCTGGACCGGGTGACGCTGACCCTGATCGGCATTTTGATGGCCATTGGACTGATTGCGGTGGCTGCCGCCTCTCCGGCTACCGCGGCACGCCTTTCGACCGACAGCGTCACGCTCGACCCGCTCTATTTTTTCTATCGCCAGCTGCGCTGGCTGATCCTCGGCGTTCCGGGGATGATCGTCATTTCGATGCTGCCCAAGACCCAGGCGCGGCGGCTGGCGATTGCCGCCATGGTCTTTTTCGGCATGCTACTGATCCTGGTACCGGTGATTGGCGAGACCAAGAACGGCGCACAGCGCTGGATCGGCTATGGCCTGACCATTCAGCCATCGGAATTTCTCAAGCCCGCTTTTGCCGTGACCATTGCCTGGATATTGTCGCTCAAGGCGCGTGATCCCGAACTGCCGGTTATGAGTGTGACCTTCGGCATCACCTGCATCGTCGGTTTTTTCCTGATGGCCCAGCCCAATCTTGGCGGTACCATCGTTTTCTTCGGCATCTGGTTCGTGCTGGCGTTGCTCGCCGGGCTGTCCTTCCAGGTGATCGCTGGCTCAATTGTTGCCGGGATTGGCGGGCTGACCACTGCCTATCTCTTCTATCCGGTGGCGACCCAGCGCATCAATGCCTGGCTGTTTGGCGGCGAGAGCTATGACCAGGTGGCGCTGGCACACAATACGCTGACCAATGGTGGCTTTATTGGCGCCGGGCCGGGGCTGGGCACCGCCAAGTTCCGCCTGCCTGAGGCGCATACCGATTATATCTTCTCGGTCATCGGTGAGGAATTCGGCCTGCTCGCCTGCGCCGCCATCGCGATACTCTATCTGGTGTTTATCGCACGGGTGCTGCTGCGGTTGCAGGAGGAAAAGAATCTGTTCCTTTCGCTCGCTGTCACTGGTCTCGCGGCGCAGATTGGAGGTCAGGCGATGATCAACCTTGCCGTCAATCTCCAGCTTTTCCCCTCCAAAGGCATGACCCTGCCATTTATCAGCTATGGCGGGTCCTCGATGCTGGCGCTGTGTTTCTCGGCCGGTTTGCTGCTCGCCTTGAGCCGCAGAAACCCCTATCTTGACCGCTCCTCATTCGACAGGAGCTGGCAACAGTGA
- the murG gene encoding undecaprenyldiphospho-muramoylpentapeptide beta-N-acetylglucosaminyltransferase yields the protein MTTINRHYVLAAGGTGGHMIPAYALGEELMRRGHRVALLTDERGAKIPGIFEEGQVHILPTARLSGGPLARLKGLRSIWQGRKMALRLFDSFQPTAVVGFGGYPALPTLLAANKAKLPTIVHEQNAVFGRVNRLMARKVGAIATAYKKVERLDSKYADKVHVVGNPVRQAILDIRTQDFPPFLPDGIFRVLVTGGSQGAKVLSEMVPDGLAMLPTHLRRRLQVTQQCREEDIDLVRERYAAHEIPAELATYIDDLPDRLAWAHLFIGRAGASTIAELTVAGRPAILVPLPFATDDHQTANAREMVDAGGARAIVQPKITTRDPDALGGDKANALRKQQADEYQKMAKQLCKQIQKIAMDPASLENAALAAHKCGYPNATRDLADLVESAGGDPLSDAIRIRPAAQGAVRPKESLAHSTDKKESV from the coding sequence GTGACCACTATCAACCGCCACTATGTTCTCGCCGCCGGAGGCACGGGCGGGCATATGATTCCGGCCTATGCGCTGGGCGAGGAACTGATGCGGCGCGGCCATCGTGTGGCGCTGCTCACCGATGAGCGCGGCGCAAAGATTCCCGGTATTTTCGAGGAAGGCCAGGTGCACATCCTGCCGACCGCAAGGCTTTCCGGCGGACCTTTGGCAAGGCTGAAGGGGCTGCGCAGCATCTGGCAGGGGCGCAAAATGGCGCTGCGGCTGTTCGACAGCTTTCAGCCCACCGCGGTAGTCGGTTTCGGCGGCTATCCGGCGCTGCCGACATTGCTGGCAGCGAACAAGGCGAAGCTGCCGACCATCGTGCATGAGCAGAATGCGGTGTTCGGCCGGGTCAACCGTCTTATGGCGCGCAAGGTAGGGGCGATTGCCACTGCCTATAAAAAGGTCGAACGGCTCGACAGCAAATATGCCGACAAGGTGCATGTCGTGGGCAATCCGGTGCGACAGGCGATCCTCGACATCCGCACCCAGGATTTCCCGCCTTTCCTGCCCGACGGCATTTTCCGGGTGCTGGTGACCGGTGGCAGCCAGGGTGCAAAGGTGCTGTCCGAAATGGTGCCCGATGGCCTTGCCATGCTGCCGACGCATCTGCGACGCCGCTTGCAGGTAACGCAGCAATGCCGCGAGGAAGATATCGACTTGGTGCGTGAGCGTTATGCCGCGCATGAGATACCGGCGGAACTCGCCACCTATATTGACGACCTGCCCGACCGGTTGGCCTGGGCACATCTGTTTATCGGTCGCGCCGGGGCCTCGACCATTGCCGAGCTGACCGTCGCCGGGCGACCAGCGATCCTGGTGCCGCTGCCTTTCGCCACCGATGATCATCAGACCGCCAATGCCCGCGAGATGGTTGACGCCGGTGGTGCACGCGCGATTGTCCAGCCAAAGATCACCACCCGTGATCCCGATGCGCTGGGCGGCGACAAGGCCAATGCCCTGCGCAAACAGCAGGCCGATGAATATCAGAAAATGGCGAAGCAGCTGTGCAAGCAGATCCAGAAGATCGCCATGGACCCGGCATCGCTGGAGAATGCGGCGCTCGCAGCGCATAAATGCGGCTATCCCAATGCCACCCGTGATCTGGCCGATCTGGTTGAAAGTGCCGGTGGTGATCCGCTCAGCGATGCCATCCGCATCCGCCCTGCCGCCCAGGGCGCGGTGCGGCCGAAGGAGTCGCTGGCGCACAGCACCGACAAGAAAGAGAGCGTCTGA